A window of the Bufo gargarizans isolate SCDJY-AF-19 chromosome 1, ASM1485885v1, whole genome shotgun sequence genome harbors these coding sequences:
- the SPRY1 gene encoding protein sprouty homolog 1 isoform X1, whose amino-acid sequence MRFSDACQVPVECQKSRSLQMELHSQHGPSGSLAVIQQPSLDSRQRLEYEREVPPATILSLDQIKALRSRNEYTEGPSMVRKHGPKTAPRYSKQERTHEILPVNVNNNNEHRPPHLAHTGHVYMARAPVLSRSTSTGSAASSGSTNSASSEQELLGQSPPTRHSSGHGTDRVVRMQPKASALVADDLKSSLKVDSTQHRFICEQCGKCKCTDCTAPRTLPSCLACNRQCLCSAESMVEYSTCMCLVKAAFYHCSNDDEGDSCADNPCSCSQSHCCSRYLCMGLMSLFLPCLLCYPPAKGCLKLCRGCYDRVNRPGCRCKNSNTVYCKLDDVPRGQGKPS is encoded by the exons ATGAG ATTTTCAGATGCATGCCAAGTTCCTGTTGAATGCCAGAAGTCGAGATCACTACAGATGGAGCTACATAGTCAACATGGCCCTAGCGGTTCATTAGCTGTCATCCAGCAGCCTTCTTTAGACAGCAGGCAGCGGCTGGAGTATGAACGAGAGGTTCCACCAGCCACTATCTTGTCTCTGGACCAGATCAAAGCTCTCCGGAGCAGAAACGAGTACACAGAGGGCCCATCCATGGTGAGGAAACATGGGCCCAAAACTGCTCCACGATACAGTAAGCAGGAGAGGACTCACGAAATCCTACCAGTCAATGTGAATAATAACAATGAGCACAGACCCCCTCACTTGGCTCACACGGGACATGTGTACATGGCAAGGGCTCCTGTGCTCAGTAGGTCAACCAGCACAGGAAGTGCCGCAAGTTCTGGGAGCACAAATAGTGCCTCTTCTGAACAAGAACTTTTGGGACAATCTCCACCAACCAGACACAGCTCTGGCCACGGGACGGACAGGGTAGTTCGGATGCAGCCGAAGGCATCTGCATTGGTAGCAGATGACTTAAAGAGCTCTTTAAAAGTGGACTCAACGCAGCACAGGTTTATTTGTGAACAGTGTGGAAAGTGCAAATGTACAGACTGCACAGCTCCAAGGACCCTACCGTCATGCTTGGCTTGCAATCGTCAATGTCTTTGCTCTGCTGAGAGCATGGTGGAATACAGCACTTGTATGTGTCTGGTGAAAGCGGCTTTCTACCACTGCTCGAATGACGACGAGGGCGACTCGTGTGCGGATAACCCTTGTTCTTGCTCCCAATCACACTGCTGCTCTAGATACTTGTGCATGGGACTCATGTCCTTGTTCTTACCCTGCTTACTCTGCTACCCTCCTGCCAAGGGATGCCTGAAACTGTGCCGTGGTTGTTATGACAGAGTGAATCGCCCAGGTTGCCGGTGTAAGAACtcaaatactgtatactgcaaactGGATGATGTTCCTCGAGGTCAGGGCAAGCCCTCCTGA
- the SPRY1 gene encoding protein sprouty homolog 1 isoform X2 — protein MELHSQHGPSGSLAVIQQPSLDSRQRLEYEREVPPATILSLDQIKALRSRNEYTEGPSMVRKHGPKTAPRYSKQERTHEILPVNVNNNNEHRPPHLAHTGHVYMARAPVLSRSTSTGSAASSGSTNSASSEQELLGQSPPTRHSSGHGTDRVVRMQPKASALVADDLKSSLKVDSTQHRFICEQCGKCKCTDCTAPRTLPSCLACNRQCLCSAESMVEYSTCMCLVKAAFYHCSNDDEGDSCADNPCSCSQSHCCSRYLCMGLMSLFLPCLLCYPPAKGCLKLCRGCYDRVNRPGCRCKNSNTVYCKLDDVPRGQGKPS, from the coding sequence ATGGAGCTACATAGTCAACATGGCCCTAGCGGTTCATTAGCTGTCATCCAGCAGCCTTCTTTAGACAGCAGGCAGCGGCTGGAGTATGAACGAGAGGTTCCACCAGCCACTATCTTGTCTCTGGACCAGATCAAAGCTCTCCGGAGCAGAAACGAGTACACAGAGGGCCCATCCATGGTGAGGAAACATGGGCCCAAAACTGCTCCACGATACAGTAAGCAGGAGAGGACTCACGAAATCCTACCAGTCAATGTGAATAATAACAATGAGCACAGACCCCCTCACTTGGCTCACACGGGACATGTGTACATGGCAAGGGCTCCTGTGCTCAGTAGGTCAACCAGCACAGGAAGTGCCGCAAGTTCTGGGAGCACAAATAGTGCCTCTTCTGAACAAGAACTTTTGGGACAATCTCCACCAACCAGACACAGCTCTGGCCACGGGACGGACAGGGTAGTTCGGATGCAGCCGAAGGCATCTGCATTGGTAGCAGATGACTTAAAGAGCTCTTTAAAAGTGGACTCAACGCAGCACAGGTTTATTTGTGAACAGTGTGGAAAGTGCAAATGTACAGACTGCACAGCTCCAAGGACCCTACCGTCATGCTTGGCTTGCAATCGTCAATGTCTTTGCTCTGCTGAGAGCATGGTGGAATACAGCACTTGTATGTGTCTGGTGAAAGCGGCTTTCTACCACTGCTCGAATGACGACGAGGGCGACTCGTGTGCGGATAACCCTTGTTCTTGCTCCCAATCACACTGCTGCTCTAGATACTTGTGCATGGGACTCATGTCCTTGTTCTTACCCTGCTTACTCTGCTACCCTCCTGCCAAGGGATGCCTGAAACTGTGCCGTGGTTGTTATGACAGAGTGAATCGCCCAGGTTGCCGGTGTAAGAACtcaaatactgtatactgcaaactGGATGATGTTCCTCGAGGTCAGGGCAAGCCCTCCTGA